A genomic window from Tolypothrix sp. PCC 7910 includes:
- the dnaG gene encoding DNA primase, translating into MQIPRLHPDTIEEVKQRADIVDVVSEYVVLRKRGKDFVGLCPFHDEKSPSFTVSQTKQMYYCFGCQAGGNAIKFVMDVGKRSFAEVVLDLARRYQVPVQTLEPEQRQELQRQLSLREQLYEVLASTAQFYQHALRQSAGQKALQYLKSDRILKEETIQQFGLGYAPAGWETVYRYLVDSKHYPVQLVEKAGLIKPRKEGGGYYDVFRDRLMIPIRDIQGRVIGFGGRTLTDEQPKYLNSPETELFSKGKTLFALDQAKSGISQFDQAVVVEGYFDAIALHAAGINNVVASLGTALSLDQVRLVLRYTDSKQLVLNFDADNAGTNAASRAIGEIAELAYMGEVQLKILNIPDGKDADEYLHSHTSEDYRQLLTNAPLWLNWQIDQILKDRDLKQPTDFQQVTQSIVKLLKNIVNKDTQNYYISYCAEILSLGDSRLIPLRVENLLTQISPANNTSQPIQIKKKWENNKASQAAVTNNERGLLERAEGLLLRIYLHCPEQRETILNALEERDLQFSLSHHRFLWQKIIELTIEQVDLISNLQDRYLELAEDLNLVSHLFHLNEKSKKDIMRTPQVVQAAIACMERVMREKRYRHFLELWQETDPEAEPERWQSYYQAFYNEKIQLQELDRQRQFSITDLV; encoded by the coding sequence ATGCAAATCCCCCGCTTGCACCCGGATACAATTGAAGAAGTTAAACAACGTGCTGATATTGTAGATGTCGTCTCTGAGTATGTAGTTTTACGCAAGCGCGGTAAAGATTTTGTGGGATTATGCCCGTTCCACGATGAGAAAAGCCCTAGCTTTACTGTTAGTCAGACTAAGCAAATGTATTATTGCTTCGGCTGTCAAGCTGGGGGAAATGCGATTAAGTTTGTCATGGACGTAGGTAAGCGTTCCTTTGCGGAAGTTGTGCTAGATTTAGCACGGCGTTACCAAGTACCTGTACAAACCTTAGAACCTGAGCAAAGACAAGAATTGCAGCGTCAGCTGTCTTTGCGTGAGCAATTATACGAAGTTCTCGCTTCTACAGCACAGTTTTATCAACACGCCCTCAGACAATCTGCGGGGCAAAAAGCTCTACAGTATCTAAAAAGCGATCGCATTCTCAAAGAAGAAACAATACAGCAATTTGGCTTAGGTTATGCTCCCGCAGGTTGGGAAACTGTTTACCGTTATTTGGTAGATAGTAAACATTACCCAGTACAACTAGTAGAAAAAGCTGGATTGATTAAACCCCGCAAGGAAGGGGGCGGTTATTATGATGTGTTTCGCGATCGCTTAATGATTCCCATCCGCGATATTCAGGGGCGGGTAATTGGCTTTGGTGGACGAACCCTCACCGATGAGCAACCGAAGTATCTCAATTCCCCGGAAACTGAGCTTTTTAGTAAAGGGAAAACGCTCTTCGCCCTCGATCAAGCTAAATCTGGAATTTCCCAATTTGATCAAGCTGTGGTGGTAGAAGGATATTTTGATGCGATCGCTCTCCACGCTGCGGGTATTAATAATGTTGTCGCTTCCCTAGGTACTGCCTTAAGTTTAGATCAAGTCCGCTTAGTATTACGCTATACCGACTCTAAACAATTAGTTCTCAACTTTGATGCGGATAATGCAGGTACTAACGCCGCATCTAGAGCAATTGGCGAAATTGCCGAACTCGCCTATATGGGCGAAGTGCAACTAAAAATTCTCAACATCCCCGATGGTAAGGATGCCGATGAATACTTGCACAGCCATACCTCAGAAGACTATCGCCAACTTTTAACCAATGCTCCCTTGTGGCTGAATTGGCAAATTGACCAAATCCTCAAAGACCGCGACTTAAAACAGCCCACAGATTTTCAGCAAGTCACCCAAAGCATAGTAAAATTACTGAAAAATATAGTTAATAAAGATACGCAAAATTATTATATTTCCTATTGTGCCGAAATCCTCAGCTTGGGAGATAGCAGACTAATTCCGCTACGAGTGGAAAATTTGCTGACTCAAATTTCTCCCGCTAACAATACTTCTCAACCCATACAAATTAAAAAAAAATGGGAGAATAATAAAGCTTCTCAGGCTGCAGTTACTAATAACGAGCGTGGGTTGTTAGAACGTGCAGAAGGCTTATTATTGCGGATTTACTTACATTGTCCCGAACAGCGCGAAACGATTCTAAATGCATTAGAAGAGAGAGACTTACAATTTAGCCTTTCTCACCACCGCTTTTTATGGCAAAAAATTATTGAGTTAACCATAGAGCAAGTAGACTTAATATCCAATCTGCAAGATAGATACCTAGAATTAGCTGAAGATTTGAATTTAGTATCGCATTTGTTTCATTTAAATGAGAAAAGCAAGAAAGATATCATGCGGACTCCGCAAGTAGTTCAGGCTGCGATCGCTTGTATGGAACGGGTAATGCGAGAAAAGCGCTATCGTCACTTTTTGGAACTGTGGCAAGAAACCGATCCAGAAGCAGAACCAGAAAGATGGCAATCATATTATCAAGCTT
- a CDS encoding N-acetylmuramoyl-L-alanine amidase yields the protein MGRIFISAAHGGKEAGGIDPGTIAGGTTEAREMILLRDLIVTELRARSFEVLSVPDDLSAADTIAWINTRGRSTDVALEIHADAATSPNVRGASVFYIASNDQRKSNGELLLVGLLRRVPQLPNRGVRPDTDSGLGKLAFCRQTAIASLLMQVGFLSSPEDRSLLQTRRRDFALGIADGLASWSRVVDPSQGNTPEVTYPPINISINGQNYAEKGILVNGNAYIPIDLADRLRVDLSKVPEVRRITYHKVVYVKAIELRDFNVSVGWDAATKTVQLRSILVVCPGQLDKIVSNGNTSEVQLQVFLRNNNENALVRFPDIPKLYREEASVEGVNYDIAFCQMCVETGFLRFGGDIKPEQNNFAGLGTIGGATQAASFESARIGVRAHIQHLKAYASLEPLVNEVVDPRFRFVTRGIAPLIDQLSGRWSADLDYGAKITAMVKRLYGI from the coding sequence ATGGGGCGTATTTTTATTTCTGCTGCTCACGGTGGTAAAGAAGCTGGCGGAATCGATCCAGGGACGATCGCAGGCGGGACAACAGAAGCTAGAGAAATGATTTTGTTGCGGGATTTGATTGTAACAGAACTGCGGGCGCGGAGTTTTGAAGTTTTGTCTGTTCCCGATGATTTGAGTGCAGCAGATACAATCGCCTGGATTAATACTCGTGGACGTTCTACCGATGTGGCGTTAGAAATTCACGCTGATGCGGCTACTAGCCCAAATGTGCGCGGGGCTAGTGTTTTCTATATTGCGAGTAACGATCAGCGTAAAAGCAATGGGGAACTGCTATTAGTAGGACTTTTACGCCGTGTACCCCAATTACCAAATCGCGGAGTTAGACCTGATACTGATAGTGGATTAGGTAAGTTAGCATTTTGCCGACAGACTGCGATCGCTTCTTTGTTGATGCAAGTAGGATTTCTCAGCAGTCCTGAAGATAGGTCTTTACTGCAAACCCGTCGCCGTGATTTTGCTTTAGGAATTGCCGATGGCTTGGCATCTTGGAGTCGTGTAGTTGACCCCAGCCAAGGCAATACACCAGAGGTAACTTATCCTCCGATTAATATTAGTATTAACGGACAAAATTACGCCGAAAAAGGCATTCTTGTTAATGGTAATGCTTATATTCCCATTGATTTAGCAGATCGCTTGCGAGTTGATTTATCAAAAGTTCCCGAAGTTCGCCGTATTACCTATCATAAAGTTGTGTATGTGAAAGCAATTGAATTGCGAGACTTTAATGTTTCAGTTGGCTGGGATGCGGCCACAAAAACTGTACAATTGCGTTCTATTTTGGTCGTTTGCCCTGGTCAATTAGATAAAATTGTCTCGAATGGAAATACTTCAGAAGTGCAGTTACAAGTATTCCTGAGAAATAATAACGAGAATGCTTTAGTGCGATTTCCCGATATACCAAAACTCTACCGAGAAGAAGCCAGCGTAGAAGGAGTTAACTACGATATAGCCTTTTGCCAAATGTGTGTAGAAACTGGATTTTTACGCTTTGGTGGAGATATTAAACCAGAGCAAAATAACTTTGCTGGTTTAGGGACAATTGGCGGTGCTACACAAGCAGCATCTTTTGAAAGTGCCCGAATTGGCGTGAGGGCACATATCCAACATTTAAAAGCTTATGCCAGTTTAGAACCTCTAGTAAATGAAGTTGTAGACCCAAGATTTCGCTTTGTGACACGGGGAATTGCACCATTAATTGATCAATTATCCGGGCGCTGGTCAGCAGATTTAGATTATGGTGCGAAAATTACAGCGATGGTAAAACGTTTATATGGTATTTGA
- a CDS encoding Uma2 family endonuclease: MLSQITTRRFTVNEYHRLIELGFFHEDERVELIRGELVQMIAKGTAHTTCCRNLIRELGKLVAGKAELQCQDPINLPSGSEPEPDFAIVRSTADNYLSAHPTPPDIFLVIEIADSSLDYDRNVKMPLYAEAEIPHYWIFNLVAKQLEAYSEPYQDSQGNFGYRLKRIFLANQSVELPLPLSPTLDLAAVFPCQVT, from the coding sequence ATGCTGAGTCAGATAACAACGCGACGCTTTACAGTGAACGAATACCATCGTTTAATTGAATTAGGTTTTTTCCATGAAGACGAACGTGTCGAACTCATTCGCGGCGAACTAGTGCAGATGATAGCTAAAGGAACAGCACACACAACCTGTTGCAGAAATCTAATTCGAGAACTAGGTAAATTAGTCGCTGGGAAAGCTGAGTTACAGTGCCAAGACCCTATAAATTTACCATCAGGTAGTGAACCAGAACCTGATTTTGCTATAGTTCGTTCGACAGCAGATAACTATTTATCTGCACACCCTACACCGCCAGATATATTTTTAGTTATTGAAATTGCAGATTCATCTTTAGATTACGATCGCAATGTCAAAATGCCTTTATATGCTGAGGCTGAAATTCCTCATTACTGGATATTTAATTTAGTTGCTAAACAATTGGAAGCCTACAGCGAACCTTATCAAGATTCTCAAGGTAATTTTGGCTATCGCTTAAAACGGATATTTTTAGCCAATCAATCAGTAGAATTACCTTTGCCTTTATCTCCAACGCTAGATTTAGCTGCTGTTTTTCCTTGTCAAGTTACTTGA
- a CDS encoding class I SAM-dependent methyltransferase, with the protein MSTRTIGLNEQLYSYLLSVSLREPEILQRLRQETASHPSGNMQISPEQGQFMRLLVQLIGAKKTLEVGVFTGYSSLSVALALPADGKIIACDVSEEYTAIARLYWQEAGVVDKIDLRLAPALVTLDQLLATGQANTFDFAFIDADKVNYDGYYERALQLIRPGGLIAIDNVLWSGTVANPEIQDESTQAIRILNQKLRDDERVTLSLLPIGDGLTLALKRY; encoded by the coding sequence ATGTCAACGCGAACTATTGGACTGAATGAACAACTCTACAGTTATTTGCTATCAGTTTCCCTACGAGAACCAGAAATTCTCCAGAGATTACGCCAAGAAACAGCCAGCCATCCTAGCGGGAATATGCAAATTTCTCCCGAACAAGGACAGTTTATGAGATTGCTAGTGCAATTAATTGGCGCGAAGAAAACCTTGGAAGTTGGCGTATTTACGGGTTATAGTTCGCTTTCGGTAGCCTTGGCGCTTCCGGCTGATGGTAAGATTATCGCCTGTGATGTCAGCGAAGAATATACTGCGATCGCGCGGCTTTATTGGCAAGAAGCAGGAGTGGTTGATAAAATCGACCTGCGATTAGCACCAGCTTTAGTAACTTTAGATCAGTTGTTAGCTACTGGACAAGCTAATACCTTTGATTTTGCTTTTATTGATGCTGATAAAGTCAATTATGACGGCTATTACGAGCGCGCTTTACAATTGATCCGTCCGGGGGGATTGATTGCGATCGATAATGTTTTATGGTCAGGAACAGTTGCCAATCCAGAAATTCAAGATGAAAGTACCCAAGCTATACGTATCCTCAATCAAAAGTTACGCGACGACGAACGGGTAACACTTTCTCTGCTTCCTATTGGTGATGGCTTAACTTTAGCACTCAAAAGATATTAG
- a CDS encoding J domain-containing protein produces the protein MPRTTSSKSHSVKATPLALSELHIYLDALEKEHQSLLKQIKRKRTELKNFVEKMRSLATEIFHRASPKLQQMTDIDREIHALFDEIFTKRKLGKQSLKNIKLVYRNLQLAGVISPKIETKLEDTELDELFENLRQDVDFEEESAESHDQHRARQPEWGDNSATRKDESRKIRQTFLKLAEIFHPDKVTDSETQMYHTEIMKEINKAYQEGDLARLLEIEKQHELGEAIDNNSEDDLTRRCKTLEQQNQILKNQYEDLKRELRQAKHTPEGAMVKDHRKAAKAGMDSISYMLDEIEAQMNIVTEIRDFVKDFKEQKITIQDFLNGPGILHDLNQEIMADILEQMLSELHGVGRF, from the coding sequence ATGCCGCGAACAACCTCATCTAAATCTCACTCAGTTAAAGCTACACCATTAGCTCTCTCGGAGTTACATATCTACTTAGATGCGCTAGAAAAAGAACATCAATCGTTATTAAAACAGATTAAGCGCAAGCGCACAGAACTAAAAAATTTTGTAGAAAAAATGCGCTCTTTAGCTACTGAGATATTTCATAGAGCATCTCCCAAATTACAACAAATGACAGACATAGATCGGGAAATTCATGCTCTATTTGATGAAATATTTACTAAGAGAAAGTTAGGTAAACAAAGCTTAAAAAATATTAAATTAGTTTACCGTAATCTCCAGTTAGCAGGAGTCATCAGTCCCAAAATAGAAACAAAACTAGAAGATACAGAGCTAGATGAACTATTTGAAAATTTAAGACAAGATGTTGATTTTGAAGAAGAAAGTGCTGAAAGTCACGATCAACATCGAGCAAGACAACCAGAATGGGGAGATAATTCTGCAACTAGAAAAGATGAATCTCGAAAAATTAGGCAAACATTTCTGAAATTGGCTGAAATATTTCATCCTGATAAGGTAACAGACAGCGAGACGCAGATGTACCATACAGAAATTATGAAAGAAATTAATAAAGCTTACCAAGAAGGAGATTTAGCCAGACTGTTAGAAATTGAAAAACAGCATGAATTAGGAGAAGCTATTGATAATAATAGTGAGGATGATTTAACTAGAAGATGTAAGACACTAGAACAACAAAATCAAATTTTAAAAAATCAATATGAGGATTTAAAACGAGAACTACGTCAGGCGAAACATACTCCAGAAGGGGCGATGGTTAAGGATCATCGCAAAGCTGCGAAAGCAGGTATGGACTCTATTTCATATATGTTAGATGAAATAGAAGCTCAAATGAATATAGTTACAGAAATCCGGGATTTTGTTAAAGATTTTAAGGAACAAAAAATCACAATTCAAGATTTTCTTAATGGCCCGGGGATTTTACATGATTTGAACCAAGAAATTATGGCAGATATTCTAGAGCAAATGCTATCAGAATTACATGGTGTTGGGAGATTTTAA
- a CDS encoding helix-turn-helix transcriptional regulator, with protein MSTDQLSVTFAALADPTRRAILAHLANGEASVTELAQPFEMSLPAISKHLKVLERAGLIARGREAQWRPCRLEAQTLKEAADWIEQYRQFWEQNLDRLDEYLQQLQAEDNKRDRES; from the coding sequence ATGTCCACCGATCAATTGAGCGTCACCTTTGCCGCCCTTGCCGATCCGACTCGGCGAGCAATCCTGGCTCATCTTGCTAACGGCGAAGCATCGGTAACTGAGTTAGCCCAACCCTTTGAGATGAGCCTACCTGCCATTTCTAAACATCTCAAGGTGCTGGAGCGTGCGGGATTAATCGCACGGGGTCGAGAGGCTCAGTGGCGGCCCTGTCGATTAGAAGCACAAACGCTCAAGGAAGCAGCAGATTGGATTGAGCAATATCGCCAATTCTGGGAACAGAATTTGGATCGTCTAGACGAGTATTTACAACAATTGCAAGCAGAGGACAACAAACGCGATCGCGAATCATAA
- a CDS encoding SRPBCC family protein: MLKQNDSTSTQSEREIIITRIFNAPRELVFQAWTDPKHIVQWWGPKGFTTRVTELDLRPGGQSRYVMVGPDGTEYPVKGVFFEIVPPERIVSSDEFDEGFEQLINGDLPQGIVMTVVFEDLEGKTKLTLQIRHATESDRRKHEEMGVVAGWNSSFDCLDEFLAKQAKQQQNGFAVTLPSDTEILITRIFNAPRRLVFEAWTQPEHVKRWFGGCSSMTITVCEIDLRVGGAWRYVLHDPKNSTEHAFSGEYREIAPPERLVTTEIYEPVPNSDHLNTLTLNEVGGKTTLHIHIQHQSREQRDGHLQSGMEEGLSETLNRLEALLQSIG; the protein is encoded by the coding sequence ATGTTGAAACAAAATGACTCCACATCCACTCAGTCCGAACGCGAGATTATCATTACCCGTATCTTCAATGCACCGCGAGAACTTGTATTTCAGGCATGGACAGACCCAAAACACATTGTCCAATGGTGGGGGCCAAAAGGCTTTACAACTCGTGTAACTGAACTAGATTTGCGTCCCGGCGGTCAATCGCGATATGTCATGGTTGGCCCCGATGGCACAGAGTACCCTGTCAAAGGTGTTTTCTTTGAAATCGTGCCTCCTGAACGGATTGTCAGCAGCGATGAATTTGACGAAGGTTTTGAGCAACTAATCAACGGAGATTTGCCACAAGGAATCGTCATGACAGTAGTGTTTGAAGATTTGGAAGGCAAGACTAAACTGACTCTTCAAATTCGTCATGCAACCGAAAGCGATCGCCGCAAGCATGAAGAGATGGGTGTGGTTGCTGGGTGGAATTCCAGTTTCGACTGTCTCGACGAATTCCTGGCTAAGCAAGCCAAACAGCAACAGAATGGTTTTGCTGTCACGTTGCCATCAGATACAGAAATCTTGATTACTCGCATCTTTAATGCCCCACGCAGACTTGTGTTTGAAGCTTGGACTCAGCCCGAACATGTTAAGCGCTGGTTTGGGGGTTGTAGCAGTATGACAATCACAGTTTGCGAAATTGACCTGCGCGTCGGAGGTGCTTGGCGCTATGTCTTACATGACCCTAAAAACAGCACTGAACACGCATTTTCAGGAGAGTATCGTGAGATTGCGCCACCAGAACGATTGGTAACTACCGAAATATATGAACCAGTCCCCAATAGCGACCATCTCAATACCCTCACTCTGAATGAAGTAGGTGGCAAAACAACGCTGCACATCCACATCCAACACCAATCTAGAGAGCAACGGGATGGGCATCTCCAATCTGGCATGGAAGAGGGACTGAGCGAAACTCTCAACCGTCTCGAAGCACTCCTTCAATCTATAGGATGA
- a CDS encoding ABC transporter ATP-binding protein, whose amino-acid sequence MPLELQNLTGGYTSDPIIQNINLTLQTGEWLSLVGANGSGKSTLLKLLSRILSPQQGIVLLDGKEIHSQPPHLVAQKLALLPQQQTVPVGLTVRQLVSLGRTPHQPWWQWELTSKDKQKVEAAIAKTQLEKFSDRLVEQLSGGERQRAFLALALAQEPQVLLLDEPTTYLDINYQLQLLELLKDLNQQQELTIVTVLHELNLAARYSSRIALLKQGQLWDVGTPEAVLNPDAIAQVFGVESVIIHTPVGLQVCAIAAV is encoded by the coding sequence ATGCCTTTAGAATTACAAAACCTCACTGGCGGTTACACCTCAGATCCCATAATTCAAAACATTAACCTGACACTACAAACAGGAGAATGGTTAAGTTTAGTTGGTGCTAATGGTTCTGGAAAATCTACCTTATTAAAATTACTCAGTCGCATTCTTTCGCCGCAGCAAGGAATAGTACTACTAGATGGCAAAGAAATTCACTCGCAACCGCCGCATTTAGTTGCCCAAAAATTGGCATTGTTACCGCAACAACAAACTGTACCTGTAGGCTTAACTGTGCGACAATTAGTCAGCTTAGGACGTACACCTCATCAACCTTGGTGGCAATGGGAATTAACAAGTAAAGATAAGCAGAAAGTAGAAGCAGCTATTGCTAAAACGCAACTAGAAAAATTTAGCGATCGCCTGGTTGAACAGCTTTCTGGTGGCGAAAGACAACGGGCTTTTTTAGCTTTAGCTTTGGCACAAGAGCCACAGGTTTTATTATTAGATGAACCGACAACTTATTTAGATATTAACTATCAATTGCAACTATTAGAATTACTCAAAGATTTGAATCAGCAACAAGAATTAACTATTGTCACAGTATTACACGAATTAAATTTAGCCGCGCGCTATAGTTCCCGTATTGCTTTATTAAAGCAAGGTCAACTTTGGGATGTGGGTACACCGGAAGCCGTTCTTAATCCAGATGCGATCGCCCAAGTTTTCGGCGTGGAATCTGTAATTATTCATACACCAGTTGGTTTACAAGTTTGTGCGATCGCGGCTGTGTAA
- a CDS encoding iron ABC transporter permease: protein MTNPKYRLFWAIALLVSALFVTLVLSLSQGAVPLSLDELWQAILHQGDASGNVFDERVKQTIVWDLRLPRIVAALIVGAALGMSGALLQGMLRNSLADPFILGISAGAGLIVIVMVVLQIFPAAIPLAAWLGAIITSAIVIFLGRAGSGIAVERLILGGVAVSSLFGAVQSTLLLVAEDGQIQIALNWLVGSLNGRGWKEIATAGPYIIVALLGGCFLARSLNVLALGDDLALGLGVSLTRSRLLIGGVATLLAASAVSIGGLIGFVGLVVPHGVRLIVGTDHRFVLPLSALAGAWLLIFADLLSRLGAIELPVGSVTALLGSPLFIWLLYRRSSGG, encoded by the coding sequence ATGACAAACCCCAAATACCGCCTATTTTGGGCGATCGCACTTTTAGTTTCAGCGCTCTTTGTGACGCTAGTGCTTTCCTTGTCTCAAGGTGCAGTACCTTTGAGTTTAGACGAATTGTGGCAAGCGATTCTGCACCAAGGCGATGCCTCCGGCAACGTCTTTGACGAACGCGTTAAGCAGACAATTGTCTGGGATTTACGACTCCCGCGCATTGTTGCAGCTTTGATTGTGGGTGCAGCTTTGGGAATGTCCGGCGCATTGTTGCAAGGAATGTTACGTAATAGCCTGGCCGATCCTTTTATCTTGGGGATTTCCGCTGGTGCAGGGTTAATTGTAATCGTGATGGTGGTGTTGCAAATCTTCCCCGCAGCGATTCCTCTAGCAGCGTGGTTGGGAGCAATTATTACATCGGCTATAGTAATTTTCCTGGGGCGTGCAGGGTCAGGAATTGCCGTAGAACGCTTGATTTTAGGCGGTGTGGCGGTAAGTTCTTTATTTGGTGCAGTGCAAAGTACATTACTTTTGGTAGCAGAAGACGGTCAAATTCAAATTGCCCTTAACTGGTTAGTTGGAAGCTTGAACGGAAGAGGTTGGAAAGAAATCGCCACGGCTGGCCCTTACATTATTGTGGCATTGCTAGGCGGATGTTTCCTCGCGCGATCGCTCAACGTTTTAGCTTTGGGAGATGATTTAGCGTTAGGTTTGGGCGTATCATTAACGCGATCGCGTTTATTAATTGGTGGTGTTGCAACTTTACTTGCTGCTAGTGCAGTTAGCATTGGCGGTTTAATCGGCTTTGTCGGCCTTGTGGTTCCCCACGGTGTGCGCCTCATTGTTGGTACAGATCATCGTTTTGTTTTACCACTTTCCGCCTTAGCTGGTGCATGGTTACTCATCTTTGCCGATTTACTCTCCCGGCTAGGAGCCATAGAATTACCAGTAGGTTCAGTCACCGCCTTACTAGGTTCACCATTATTTATCTGGTTACTTTATCGCCGTTCGAGTGGGGGATGA
- a CDS encoding iron uptake porin has product MLKNLLCTFPLLLLICPAAWAIPANDNFPNADVNSGTLQDQVTSVSQLSDINPTDWAFQALQSLVERYGCIAGYPDSTYRGNRALTRYEFAAGLNACLTRINELIATATTDLVRKEDLAVLQNLQQEFSAELATLRGRVDVLEAREATLEAQQFSTTTKLNAQIITAVSDTFGNSVGGDRDRSNTYFADRGRLNLESSFTGKDLLRVRLEFGNFLNSNGTSQIASVTGTGMTRLNFDTDSNNNLSIPHIRYYFPVGDALAFVVGPVGIGYTDITSTVTPAVIADDGNGVPSLFGQYSPLFRRGGGGAAVNWFITPDVILTLGYLAGSPENPSSGNGIFNGGYNALAHLVFNGKQGSIGIAYSHGYSPGGQVNLTGGAGSNLAISPFGDTIATSNNIVGAQGFYRFSQNFQVHAWGGYIWASAENSGLSNIPDGRGGRDTLLVNNGANANAWFGAIGVSFPDFGGRGNLPGILFGIPPHVTSSDVRQEGDHAYHIEAFYRMRLNDNISVTPGFWVVLNPENNSSNNTQYVGVLRTTFDF; this is encoded by the coding sequence ATGCTAAAAAACTTATTATGTACTTTCCCCCTATTATTGTTAATCTGCCCCGCAGCCTGGGCGATACCTGCAAACGATAATTTTCCCAACGCAGATGTTAACTCTGGCACCTTACAAGACCAAGTAACTTCTGTATCCCAGCTTTCAGATATCAATCCTACCGATTGGGCATTCCAAGCACTGCAATCATTAGTTGAACGCTACGGTTGTATTGCAGGTTATCCTGACTCAACTTATCGCGGTAACCGTGCCCTAACCCGTTATGAATTTGCGGCTGGTTTAAATGCTTGCTTGACCCGAATTAATGAATTAATTGCCACTGCGACTACTGATTTGGTGAGAAAAGAAGACTTGGCAGTATTGCAAAATTTACAGCAAGAGTTTTCTGCCGAATTAGCAACTCTGCGTGGGCGAGTGGATGTGTTAGAAGCGCGGGAAGCAACCCTAGAAGCACAACAGTTTTCTACCACTACTAAATTAAATGCCCAAATTATTACTGCTGTTAGCGATACCTTTGGTAACAGCGTCGGTGGAGATAGGGATAGATCCAACACCTACTTTGCTGATCGCGGTCGTCTGAATTTAGAAAGCAGCTTTACAGGCAAAGACTTGTTACGAGTCCGGCTGGAGTTTGGCAACTTCTTAAATTCTAATGGCACTAGTCAAATTGCCTCCGTCACGGGTACAGGGATGACGCGGTTGAACTTTGACACCGACAGCAACAATAATCTATCTATTCCTCACATCCGTTACTACTTCCCCGTCGGCGATGCTCTTGCTTTTGTGGTGGGGCCTGTAGGTATTGGCTACACTGATATTACATCAACCGTGACCCCCGCTGTAATTGCAGATGACGGTAACGGCGTTCCTTCACTGTTTGGACAATATAGTCCGTTATTCCGGCGGGGTGGTGGCGGTGCGGCTGTTAACTGGTTCATCACCCCAGATGTAATTTTGACTTTAGGCTATCTCGCAGGTTCCCCCGAAAATCCATCATCAGGTAATGGGATATTTAATGGCGGTTACAATGCTTTAGCACACTTGGTATTTAACGGCAAACAAGGGTCGATTGGGATTGCCTATTCTCATGGCTATAGTCCAGGGGGACAAGTTAATCTTACAGGTGGAGCAGGTAGTAACCTGGCAATTTCGCCTTTTGGCGATACCATTGCAACATCTAACAATATCGTAGGCGCACAAGGATTCTATCGCTTTTCGCAAAACTTCCAGGTTCATGCTTGGGGTGGGTATATCTGGGCTAGTGCGGAAAATTCTGGTTTGAGTAATATCCCTGATGGTAGGGGTGGCAGAGATACATTATTAGTTAACAATGGTGCTAATGCTAATGCTTGGTTTGGCGCAATTGGCGTATCTTTCCCTGATTTCGGCGGTAGAGGTAATCTCCCAGGAATATTGTTTGGTATCCCACCTCACGTTACCAGCAGCGATGTTCGTCAAGAAGGTGACCATGCTTACCACATCGAAGCATTTTATCGTATGCGGCTCAATGATAATATCTCCGTTACTCCTGGCTTTTGGGTAGTTCTCAATCCAGAGAACAATAGCAGCAATAATACCCAATATGTTGGGGTGTTGCGGACAACCTTTGATTTTTAG